tttttttcttaatcaagaTTTTATCCCATTGAATTTTCCTGATAAAGCTTTTAATGAGGTATCACTCAAATGcttattcaataaatttttatttacatggaCATTCAAGGGGTATTATGAAACATGATGAAAGTCCATGTGTCAAAACAAATACCATGTGTCTTGTTAAAGTTAGATAAAAAAGAGTCATACTCCACAACTTCTAGTGGATAAAGTTTCCATTTTTTTATGCAAAAAAAGATCAATATAGAAAGAAAATACTACTATTATTACTTCTCCATTTTGTGCACTTTGGTTATAGTTTAGATAATTTTATatcaagttatatatatatatatatatatattgttatggCCAAACACCTATAACAAAATTTCCTTGATGCACTTGAGAGTAGGCGCCCACTTTTTGGCCCAACGTTCTTTGAATTTCCAAATCCCAGTCCTTTGTCTCTCTCTCTCGCCGGTAGGGTTTCAAATCAAACACCTAAAGTAGAAAATGCTCAATTACACCCACTCCACTCTCCTATCCaatcttctctctttctctttttgcaCTTTCCCATCTTCTTAAAATCCAAATCTGTCATTCATAAAAATTGCACATTTTACCCATCCAGCAATTATAGAATGAACTCCGAAGATTCGATAAAGACCCTTTTGGCTTCTACTGGCGATGATACCGTTAAGCTATTTGACCTCTCTCTGGAACCCCGTGATCCCTGCATTCTTAGCTACACTCCTTCCCCTGATTTCCAAGTCAACTCCATCAAGTGGAACCACACTAG
The Capsicum annuum cultivar UCD-10X-F1 unplaced genomic scaffold, UCD10Xv1.1 ctg49589, whole genome shotgun sequence genome window above contains:
- the LOC107879749 gene encoding protein NEDD1 isoform X3, which codes for MNSEDSIKTLLASTGDDTVKLFDLSLEPRDPCILSYTPSPDFQVNSIKWNHTNLVVANAGDDKKISLWRKNGQDLGTVPMGGTDGADNIEVRNCCR
- the LOC107879749 gene encoding protein NEDD1 isoform X2 — protein: MNSEDSIKTLLASTGDDTVKLFDLSLEPRDPCILSYTPSPDFQVNSIKWNHTNLVVANAGDDKKISLWRKNGQDLGTVPMGGTDGADNIEIEIWCLSGEGR